AGCTGCAAGATGCTATCGAAGCAGCCTGCGATCTTGGCCTGGGGGGAGAAGGGATGGGGCCGCGGTGAGACCCTCCCGGACCCCGTCCCGCGCCGTCCGGGATGAGGGCCGCCCTGTCGGGTCACAAGCCCGCGCCGAGGGCCACAGGGTGAACCGAGCCAGCTCTGGCAGCCGATAGCCTGGGCGCCGCACATCCCCCCCAGGGCCCGCCCCCTCCAGCCTGGCCCGCCCAGCCTGACCCGCCCGGCCTGACCTCCAGGAAGCTGGTGTAGTCGCTCTCCAGTCGGGCCCACACGTCCGGCGCCAGGAGCGGAGGCAGCGGCTCTGCGGGCAGCGCCAGGCCCGGGGCGCCCAGGAAGTCAGGACTGGAAGGCAGGGCAGGGGGCTGAGGGCGGGCGCGGCTCTGATGCGGCAGCCGCTGGCCCTCTTCTGGCCAGGCTCAAAGTCTAACGCCAATCCCGAACCTGGgcatctgtacacacacacacacacacacacacacacacacacacacacacgcctctAGGCTGCCATGCCACAGCCCCTCCCCGGAAGCCTCTGACAGCTGGGTTCCTGCCTTCTTGCAGAACGCTGAAGGACGGCTACCCAGATGGCACTCCGCCCTCTCCTCAAACACAGCTCAGGGGTCGGCCACCCTCCAGCCCACATCAGGGAGGCCCACAGCAGGGCGGACACAGGTCTGACCCCACACAATTTAAGGAGCAATTTAAGGAGTGCGGGACTTCAGGCAACCTCCCCCACCTCCGTGGGCGCTCCTGCCGGTGAGGCTGGGAACCGCTCCGCGGGGAAAGCAATTCATCCTCATCCCAGGCACAGAGCGGGAGGTGGCCGCTCCCCGCAGGCTGTACCCTGAACCCAGATGCCCGTCTGGCCTAGCGGggtgcccttttctttttttctttctttctttttttttttttttttttgagacagagtcttgttctgtcacccaggctggagtgcagtagcgcgacctcggctcactgcaacctccacctcccgggttcaagcgattctcctacctcagcctccggaatagctgagattacaggtgcgtgccactatgcccggctaatttttgtatttttgtagagacggggtttcatcgtgttggccaggctgatttcgaactcctgacctcaggtgatcggccgcctcagcctcccaaaatgctggaattacaggcgtgagccacggcgcctggccaagaTGTGCCCTTTTCTGATGCGCCCAAAGGCACCTGGTGGACCCAGCACAGGCCCTACTCCCATGGGAACCTCCCCACGGAAACTTTTCAAATTCTGGAACTGTGTATGGGTGACCCCTAGAAATCCTGGGGCGGGGGCGTCCCCGGCCTAACCCGCCGAGGAAAGCACGTCGAAGCCCTCGGCTCTCAGCCCTCGGCTCTCAGCCCTCTCCCAGggaggaaacagagaagaaagatcCGGTGCTCCTCAAAGCCGGCTCCCCAAGGCCTGCGGGGCAGGCGGCAGCTGTCCTCGCCACTTGGCGCCCTGGCCGAGGCTCACCTGCCGTAGACGTTGGCGGCCCAGTCCAGCAGGACATAGAGCTGCTCGCAGCCGCGGGCGTCGCGCGCGAGCTCCTGGAGCCTCTGGGCCACGGCGCTGTGGAAGGCACGCAGATAGACCTCCCACGCGGGGAAGCCGGCCGCCGCATACGCGGGCTGCACCTCCTGCCGCACCTTCTGCAGGTCGCGGCGAACCAAGCCGCCCAGCTCGGCCAGAAGCTGGGCCAAACCCGACGCGCCCTCAGCCTCCCCCGAGGCCCACCCCGCGCCCGGCCGCCGCACGCGCTCCTGAGCGCTCCGCCGCACCGCCTCCTCCCAGTGCTGGCGCCAGCGGCGCGGCGTGCGCAGGAAGTCGCCGTCGTCGGGGGGCGAAGGGTGGGCCTCCTCCTCCGCGCTCACCACGCGGGCCAGCTCGGCCAGCGCGGCCGCGTCCACGCCGTCGCTGTCCAGCGTCTCGCGCACGATGACCCCGATCTCGGCTGCCAGCCCGTCGTAATGCAGGCACACGTCCATGGCACGCCGCGCGAAGGCCGTAGGGTCCTGCTCAAAGGTGCGCGAGGCCTTCTCGGCCACCAGCAGCGTCTCCAGGCGCAGAAGCTGTTCGAAGGCCGCCAGCAGTTGCCGTTCAGTAATGAGGTCGGCCACGGATTTGCCTTCTGCACAGGCAGGCAAGAAGAAGGGCGGTGAGAGGGACCGCCCCAAGACCCCAACCTGGAGGAAGACCTGCAGGCCGCGGCTCAATCCGTCGGGGCTGGATTGTCTGGCCTCTGCCAGATGCCCCAGCACAGCTGAAGGCCTGCTCCAGGAACAACAGGCCCCAGCTGCCAGGAGCCCTCCCTTAGAGTCACCTTTAAAGAGGCAGAACCTGGGGCCCCAAGCCTGGCTGAACAGAGCAATTTGGGTCAACCCCTACCTTCCGCCTGGATCCCACACCCACCTTCCACTCTCGGCTGAGCCGGACCTGATAGCCTCATGATCAGCCCTGATTGCAGGTCTAATAGTGTCGGAGCTCAGGCAGGGCGCGTCCTGCCCGTGTCCAGCTTTACATTCCTGCTGCTCCCCGCTCTCCGCCAGCCTCCACCCAACAAGAGCTCTCCACCTCCGTGTCCCCCTCTTCCCAACCCCTGTGTATCCTCCTCTGGGCAATCCCCCTGACCTCCCCTCCTGGTACCTCTGCAAGCCTTGCACCCTCTGCAACCGTGCGATCAGCTGTGTGCATGGCCCTAGTCTGACCAGGAGCCAGGCTGTGAAAGGCCATGGAGAGGCTGGGGATCTAGGGCCATGCATATCTGGGTTCAAGTTCCATTCTCCATGCTGTGAGATTTGAGGCAAGTcactccacctctctgagcctcacttttctcatctgccCAATGGGGGGGGGGGCTCCCATTGCAGAGATGCTGCAAGAATTTAAAGTGCAATTgtccagctgggcgtggtggctcacgcctgtaatcccagcacttcgggaggccaaagcaggaggatagggtgagctcaggagttcgagaccagcctgggcaacatagcaaggccgtatctctacaaaaaaataaaaataaatttaaaaaattaggccgggcacagtggctcacgcctgtaatcccagcactttgggaggccaaggggatggatcacgaggtcaggaggtcaagaccagcctggccaatatggtgaaaccccgtcttactaaaaatacaaaaaaaaattagccaggtgtggtggcacgtgcctgtagtcctagtgaCTTCAgggcctgaggcagaagaatcacttgaacctgggaggtggaggttgcagtgagccgagattgcgtcactgcactccagcctgggtgacagagtgagactcggtctcaaaaaaaaaaaaaaaaaaaaaaaaattagctgggtgcagtggctcacacctgtagtcccagctactcaggaagctgaggtgggagcatcgcttgagcccaggaggtcacggtggcagtgagctgtgactgcaccactgcatgccagcctgggtgacagagtggagacccagtctcaaataaataaataattgcatgTGTTCGTGGGCAGGGTTTGGGGAGCTAGGGAGGAGAGGCTTTCCGGAAGCCTCAGCTGAGCTGCCCTGACCTCTGGCCCGTTTCCTTTCATGCTTAGTGTTGTTTCTGAGACCCTTACCTGCCTCGGGTTTCAGTTCCTCAGACGCTGCCCCAGTGGCTGCCTGCTGGCTGACACCATTCATGACCCCCGAGGGCACCTCAGGAGTGGCCTGGGAATGGCCGGTAGCTGGGCCCTCATCCAGGGCTTGCCGGAAGGACCGGAACAGGGAGCAGGAGCTTCGCCGGAACAGGCCCGTATCCTCCTTGGAGACCTGGGTCAAAGCCCGCTGGCTGGCCCGGGAGAAGGCCTGCCTCAGGGAGCCCAGGCCCAGCCTTGTGCCATCCTTGCGGTGGGCATTGGGCTCTTTCCTGCTGCTTGTTCGCCGGGAGTCCTGAGCTGGACTCTGCGGCTCCTCGGCCTCCTTCGGACTTTGCAGCTCCGGCCCAGGAGTCTCTGTCTGTGGTGATGGCATCTTGGCAGCAGGAGAGCTGGGGGCAAGAAGGAGTGGCCACAGGAGCAGATGCAGAACCCTGTTGTGGCCCTGTGGGGCCTGGCCACACCCAGGGGCTTGGTCAAGGAAGGCTCCCCAGAGGAGGCAGCCCTCAGGCTGTCAAAAGGAAGCATCACCAGGCCACTCTCTTGGCGAGAGCCCTCAGTGTGCCAGGCCGCAGCTGGGCACGGAGATATAGACAGCTGCTTCCATCAGGAGCCTTTCCTGAGACCATCCCCCAAAAAGGGTCTCCCCAGGTGCCCACCGTCACTTGACCTCTGCCAGGCCAGACCCTCCCATTAGAATTGGAGGAGGGCACTGACATGCAGGTTCTGCGGCCCATTCCAGACCACAGCTTACAACACCTGAGGGCAGGACCAGCAGCCACATCTAGGCCTTCCCAGATGTTAGGTGCTGAGGCCTAAAGCCCTCCCCCAAGCCCCCACCAGCTCCTTCACTGCCCTCCAGGTCCCTCAGCTCACCCGCCTTCAGCCCAAAAGGCCTGACTACTTTGGCTCAAAGGGGAGGGCAGGGACCCCCATGGGAGCCCACCCCCTTCCCGGGTGTCACAGAGCCCACCGAGGAGGTGTGGGGCCTGAGGGCAGTGGCCAAGGCCACCCTGCCGCTTATCATGGCCATGCAGCCGCAGGGGCGGGTCTATATTTAACCAGggacgggggggggggggggttctCAATGCTGTTTCCCACCCattgcctctcctcctccccccactcctctccctctccaccaTAGCGTGCTCTGGCCCCTCCCCAACACAAGGAATGGAGGGGGGTGTCCCAGGGACATGGGGGTGGCTGAGCTGCGGCTGCTCCTGCTCCCCCAGGGCCCTCAGCACCCTGGCCTGCCAGGCTCCACCCACATCCCCTTCCAGCCTTAGGAGCTGTGTTTGCTTTCCTGGCTTTAGGTTGGGAGAGAGGAGGGGCCTCCCAACCACTCCATTGCACAAGCTGGGCCATGGGTGGGGGAGGGCATTAGGCTGGCAAAGCCTCACTTTCCCCTGGGAGAAACTGGGGCCAAAGAAGGGCTGGACCTGCCCCTAGCCCAGCCCCAGGGCCCCCCACCCAGATGCCAGGACCAAAGCACCCACCTGACCCACCACCCAACCCTTGGGTGACATCGGGCAGAAAGTGTGCCTCCCCAGGCACCATTTTGCTGGGGCGGAATCACACCAAGGTGGGCAAAGCCCAGTCCCTCACCCACCCTCACCCTCCAGCAAGGTGCCTGCTGGGCCCAGCTGCGGCCTACCTACCTTCCTTGAGGTTCCCAGAGGCGGCTAAGCAGCTGGATGGAGGCCCGAGGTGGGAGAGACAGCCAAGTGATTGATGGAGCTTATCAGCCCCGCCCTAGCCACAGGTCGGCGACTTCCCCCAGCGCCAGGGTTCAGGGACCCTGCCTGATTCGGACTTGACCCACACACTTCAGGGCGCCATCTGTCCCAGCCTCCACtcccctctgtctccctggtgCCTCTTCATGCTTGGCATGGGGGCTGGCGCCCAGCAGGGCAGGGGTGTCGTGAAGAGACATGCTGCATCCACTGCTGTCAAGGGGACGGAGGCCGGGATGTGGGGAAGGACAAGCCAGGCCCCGCCTTTTTGTTTAGGAGACCTCACACTTagtaagcacctactgtgtgcccagcTTGATGCCTGACACAGATCAGCTACTGTGACAACAAAGTTAGGGGGTGTCATTtgcccatttcacaaatgaggaacctgaggctcacagagggaCAGAGTCTGCCACTGGCTGCGCACCTCAAGCTGGGGAGCCTGCTTGGAgctggaagcagaggcaggacCTGCCATGTCTCCACCCCCAGGGAGTCAGAACTGCCGCCCAGAAGCCCCCCTCCCAGCGGACAGAcccaaggtgtcagcaggtccCAGAGTGGGGTCAGATGTGGAGGTCCTCTCCCAGGAAGCCCAGACGAAGGCCGGGTAGGGAGGGGCAGCTGTGTGGTGAATCTCTTAGGAGGTTACATAGGCAGAGGCTTGGGGGCCACTCAGCCTGCTTTTGTCCCAAACCAGAACTTCAATGAAGGGCCAGTGAGGTCCCCAGATGGCCCCTCAGCCTCCAGCCATGCCACCTTTGACCCTGCAGCTCCCAACAGCTTCCCAAGCTATTCTCGACCTTCCCAAAGCAAAAGTGCACCCAGGTCACTCCCCTGCTTTAAGCCCTTCTGTGGTTCCCTCCTGCCCGAGCCCCACAGCCAGGCATCCATCCTGGAacctccttcctccacctccacctcccactgaTGATGCCTCACCAGCTTCCCCTGGGGTTCACGGACAACCTGCACCCCACCCAGCCTCTTCTCTGTCCTCCCGGCTGCACATCCAGCCTCCAGTTTCCCCTCCGGCCATTCGCTTTCCTGGCCCCTGTTTGTTCTCCAAACCTGACCTGGGTTTCAGGACCTCAGGGTTCAGATGCTTCGCACCACCTGCCATCACCATCTATCTGCTCAGTGGGCACTCGGCACTGTCCCTGTGATGATGTGGCCCTCCTGCACTGGCCTGGCAGCCTCTGTCCATCTACCCCTGTCACCCCTGAGCACAGCCTGGAAGCAGGGGGAACATCAATGTCAGGGTCGCCCTGCCTCCCCCGAATGGCCTGCCTGCTGCCATGCTGGCGACTGCAGGGCTGAGACCTGAAGGCCCCTCTCaactccctcctccacctcccaaggctCTCACCTGGCCTGTCCCTGTGCCTGCCTCCCCACACCCTCATGGactctctctggctctcttttctttctgtgtctctctggCCCCAGTGCCCGGAGAGTCCAGGGGGCCCCGGCTCCTATGCTGCCGCTCCCTGATTGCAAGGCCCCGGAGACTGAGGCCCGGCCTAAGCCCCACTCTCCCCAGGTCAGGCTAATACACCCTTTGTGAGGCCAGCAGCAGGGGCAAGAAACCACCCAGAGACACAGTCACTGAGAGCTCCCACCCTGGCCCACCCTAGCCGTGTCCGAGAAGTCAAGTCCGAACTTCCCCACCCTCCCTACCCGCAGCCTCAGCTTCTACTCCCCGCTTTCCCCTAGACCTTCCCTCCCGTagctgctcctcttcctcccgATCACTCTGCAGTGCTCACCcactccccagcctccccacctACGCTGGGACTGGGCCATCGCTCCACTCCTCAATGCTCCAGAGGAGCCTCTGCAGGTGACTGCCTGTACTGCGCCCTGGGCAAAGCCCTGTGCGGGGCTTGCCCCCTCTCACTTCCCCACCTGCCATCCACCTTCCCCTGATCACAGCCTCCGAGCTGCTCTCCTTCCCAGGCCCCCTCAATGCTGCCTCCTCGGATCAGTCATAGAATCCTGCCTCGCAGTTAGACGGTCGTCGGCCAACttccccaacagcacttgggttttcctgttgagaggggggaCTGAGACAGAACCAGCTGGATTTCCTAGtccgactaagaatccctaagcctagctgggaaggtgactgcaTCCATCTAtaaacatggggcttgcaacttagctcacactcggccaatcaggtagtaaagacaGCTCAcaaaaatgctaattaggcaaaaacaggaggtaaagaaatagccaatcatctatcgcctgagagcacagtgggagggacaatgatcaggatataaacccaggcatttgagcTGGCGACAGCtgccctctttgggtcccctccctttgtataggagctctgttttcactctactaaatcttgcaactgccaaaaaaaaaaaaagaatcttgccAAAACGTCaacctcctttctttattgtttttagagacaaggtctcgctgtgtcacttcACTCActgctggagtgcagggatgcgatcatagctcaccacagccttgaactcctggactcaagcagtcctcccacctcagcgtcccaagtagctgggactacaggtgcacaacaccgtgcctggctaatttttgtattttttgtggagacaggggtctcattatgtgtgcccaggctcatctcaaacttctggcctcaaatgatcctcctgcctcagcctcccgaagtgctgggattacaggagtgagccaccacacccggccctatgAACCTCCTTTGAAAGCTTTCCTTGcaattttcctttcccttccagccCCTGCAAATAAGGAAAACGACAAGGATGTTTGTTCTCACCACTCTTACTCCTCAACATTTGGCTGGAAGAACTAGTTAaggcaataaagaaagaaaaataaataagaggtgTAAACACTGGGAAGGAGAAGATTAAACTGTCATtattcatatgattgttggcttaGAAAATCTGAGACTGAAAACTATTGGAGCTAATAAAAGGGTTTAGTAAGTTTTGTGCATTGATTATGTAAATACAAGCAAAACCTTTCCTATACCCTAGCAAAGCCTATTAAAAAGAGACACTTAAAAGACTTCCCTTCACAGTAGCAACAAAGCATAAGCCTGCTGAGCCGCCGCCGCCCTTGGAAGAAGCACAGCTCCATCCTTAGCTTGGCATTCAAGGCCTAATGACCCCTCTGGCTTCAGTCCCAACTCATTCCCTCACTCTGATCACTCAGAAGCACCCACCTCTCCTCCACACCTTTGCACAGGCCATCCTCTCTGCCTACCATGACCTCAGCCCCTCCTTCACTtgtcagctcactgaagcctcagcagAAGTGGCTCCTCCCCCGAGAAGGCTTCCCGGACCAGCTGAGCCCATACCATGTTCAGCACCTCCTGCTCTGGGCCTGATCCCAGCCCTGGGCACACCTGCCATGACGGAGGGACAGTTACAGAGCCTGGAGACCAGGAGACCCCCAAGGCAGGGAGTGAGCCTGACTCAGCCCCCAGCCGTGGCTAGTACTTGGCACTTTCCTGGAGAAACCAGGAAAGTGAATCTGATGCCTGAGTATGAGCGCACGGGCATATACACACTTTTCTGGGCATCGGTTTTGCACATCTGTGTGTTGGCCTGACAGTGTCTCCCTGTCTGTGCGTGACTCTGCCCTGGAGTGTCCCCAGAGGGTCTGCCAGTGCTTCTGAGTCTGTGTCTGTGCCTGCATGCCCATCTTGGTGTCTTCTGTGTCTGTCTATCTGTGCTTTCTGCCTGAGTGTGTCTGCCTGTGTatcgggtgtgtgtgtgtccattgTGATTTGCGCTGGCCCTCTGGCCTGGTCAGCCTGGGCTCTGAGTGAGGCCCTTGGCCTGGAAGGCCACACGCAGAGCCGGAATGGTCCTCAAGCCCGCCCACAGCACCCCATGCCCTCCTGCTCCACCTGCCCGAACATACCTGCTGAGCACGCAGCCTTGGCCCAGGAAGAACACAGCCACCTGAGAAGCTGGCCCGTGGGGCCTTCAGAGCCGGGCCCTGGCCATGGAGCCTCCAGAGCAGCCCGAGTGAGTGACCAACAGCTGGGACTTCCCAGCCATGGTCAGGGCCTGCCAggcccacccagccccacccacagCCCTACCCTCCACCAGGACCCCATACTTTCACTTTCAGAGAAGTTCCCACTTCCTTTTCGTTCCGGAGGCAGTCACTCCAGCTTTCCATTCCAGACAGCTCAGGGCTCAGTCCAAGGGTCAGAGAACAAGGGAGGGGCTGCGGAGCTTGGCACTCAGGGTCTCGAGGCAGCAGGGGGTGGACACTGCCTGCCACCCGAAACACACCAGCCCCTCCTTTGCTCAGAGGCCAGCAGAAGCAGGCGCTGGCCTCGGGGGACACTCAGCCCACAGTGCCGGAGCCCAGAAGGACCCCTCCCTCCAGGACAGAGGCTCTAGCACTGGGCCAGTCCATCGAGTTCATCCTGAGACCCCTGCACCCTGCCTGTCAGGGAAGCTCATGGTGACAGCGAAGGAAGCAGTTGAGAGCCGCATGCCGTTCCTGGGGGCTTCAGGAGCTAGAGGAAGGGATGGGGCTGTAGGGACAGACAGGACACACTCAGGAGTGAGGAGGGACGGcatcctgggcaggggcaaagaTGTGCAGGCGGGGCCCCACTCCCCACACAGGGGGTCAGGCGGGCAACGTGCTGCGGGGAGGGCCACTGACGCTTCCCAGAAGAGGCAGCCTCACCCCTGCATAGGGGGATTCCACAGCGAGTGTCTTAGGAAACAACTCAGGGAAAATCCAAGGAGAACAGATCCAGGCCTGTCCCAACCTGGGCTGGAGCCACCAGGGTGTGTGATGGGGCTGCTGCAGGGTGCTGAGGTGGGCTGAAATAGCCTCCTGCACCAGCATCCTCTGGCTGAGGGCGGGGTGGCCCCGTGCACCCAGTGTCCTAGGGCTGAGGGCAGGGATGGCCCCATGTACCCAGCATCCTAGGGCTGCCACAACAGGACCAGGGACTGAGCAGACGTttattctctcccagttctggaagccagaggcCCGCAATCAAGGCATGTGTGGGGCTGGTTTCTCCTGGGGCTGTTTTCTTGGTCTGCAGGTAGCCCCCACTTCTTCCTGGTCTCCACAGGGTCTTCCCTCTTCGTGTCTGTGTCCATATTTCCTCTTCATATGGGCTAGGATCCACCCTAATGACTTAATTTTAActtattacctctttaaaggtcaCGTGTTTTTATAAGgaattttccaaataaggtcacattctaagattgggacttcaacatacgaatttttttttttttttttttttgagatggagtctctctgtcacccaggctgaagtgcagtggcacgatctcagctcactgcaa
The sequence above is drawn from the Nomascus leucogenys isolate Asia chromosome 22a, Asia_NLE_v1, whole genome shotgun sequence genome and encodes:
- the EXOC3L4 gene encoding exocyst complex component 3-like protein 4 produces the protein MPSPQTETPGPELQSPKEAEEPQSPAQDSRRTSSRKEPNAHRKDGTRLGLGSLRQAFSRASQRALTQVSKEDTGLFRRSSCSLFRSFRQALDEGPATGHSQATPEVPSGVMNGVSQQAATGAASEELKPEAEGKSVADLITERQLLAAFEQLLRLETLLVAEKASRTFEQDPTAFARRAMDVCLHYDGLAAEIGVIVRETLDSDGVDAAALAELARVVSAEEEAHPSPPDDGDFLRTPRRWRQHWEEAVRRSAQERVRRPGAGWASGEAEGASGLAQLLAELGGLVRRDLQKVRQEVQPAYAAAGFPAWEVYLRAFHSAVAQRLQELARDARGCEQLYVLLDWAANVYGSPDFLGAPGLALPAEPLPPLLAPDVWARLESDYTSFLEAKIAGCFDSILQLEQSHWAAAEVPEVLQGLYQAPLSMDVHMLVAEHVKAAGAISAELEATTLRICTRALGLFVPRFEKAFLASEAVSEPHLGAYINSCEELRTSLLSRFPGTQEELEKPLVMATCSFQKHLLQGLQRELQPLFRVVCTRDWLTQDWLHPLMDKVVTFAGHLQRVARPRAQETLQEVHRFVVREYLARALRPRARFRGMERVHSSQKMSLDAQAIGDTFQGLGSEATWLDQAIQCVAEILGETYKDDIQRHLETLIGSYPDIRRDHILAILALRRLGRRRNQHLLQHSQDLLRAAARVAGAEAPRGRVLFEEIKMPRSWLC